One Peptostreptococcus equinus genomic window carries:
- a CDS encoding DUF523 domain-containing protein: MKILVSSCLLGQDCKYNGKNNYSKNVMDYIKGHEIISVCPEVMGGLPIPRVPAEIVNDIVIDKNGKNVNDQFVLGTERAYKLAEENSIDLAILKAKSPSCGYKEIYDGTFSGKLIEGNGLFAKKLIENGYKVMNENDL; the protein is encoded by the coding sequence ATGAAAATTTTAGTAAGTTCGTGTCTATTAGGACAGGATTGTAAATATAATGGAAAAAATAATTATAGTAAAAATGTAATGGATTATATAAAAGGTCATGAAATTATATCTGTATGTCCTGAAGTAATGGGAGGATTACCAATTCCTAGAGTGCCCGCAGAAATAGTAAATGATATAGTAATAGACAAAAATGGCAAAAATGTGAATGATCAATTTGTCTTAGGTACAGAACGGGCTTATAAATTAGCTGAAGAAAATTCAATTGATTTAGCTATACTAAAGGCAAAGAGTCCAAGCTGTGGATATAAAGAAATATATGATGGTACATTTTCAGGAAAATTAATTGAGGGTAATGGCTTGTTTGCAAAAAAGTTAATAGAAAATGGTTATAAAGTAATGAATGAGAATGATTTATAA